The genomic region CCCGGCTCGGGCCGCTGGCCTCCGCCGCGCAGCGCGAGCGGGTTCGCGGGTACATCGAGCGCGGTCTCGCCGAGGGGGCGCGCATCGTGACCGGCGGCGCCGAGGCGCCCGAGGGGCTGCCGCGCGGCTACTACGTGCGTCCCACGATCTTCGCCGACGTCACCCCGGAGATGACGATCGCCCAGGAGGAGATCTTCGGACCGGTGCTGGCGATCATGCCCTACGACGACGAGGAGGACGCGCTGCGCATCGCCAACGGCACCGTCTACGGCCTCGCCGGCGCGGTGTGGTCGGCCGACGAGGAGCGCGCCCGCGCCTTCGCCCGGCGGATGCGCACCGGCCAGGTCGAGGTCAACGGCGGCAGCTTCAACCCGCTCGCCCCCTTCGGTGGCTACAAACAGTCGGGACTCGGACGCGAGCTGGGGCGGTGGGGCCTCGAGGAGTTCCTGGAGACCAAGTCCATGCAGCTGCGCGCCCTGTAGGCCGCGCATGCCGCCGGTGAGCCCGGGGAGGCTGCGCGACCGCCGCAGCGAGTGCGACGCTCTCGACGGCCTGCTCGGCGCCGTCCGCGAGGGGCGGAGCGGCGTGCTGGTGCTCCGGGGCGAGGCGGGGATCGGCAAGACGGCGCTCCTGGACCATGCCGTCGACACCGCGTCCGGCTGCCGCGTCGCCCGAGTCACCGGCGTGGAGTCCGAGATGGAGCTGTCGTTCGCCGGGATGCACCAGCTCTGCGGTCAGATGCTCGACCGGCTCGATGACCTGCCCGGACCCCAGCGCGCCGCCCTGGACTCGGCCTTCGGGCTGACCGCGGGCGCGGCACCGGACCTCTTCTTCGTCGGCCTCGCCGTGCTCAGCCTCCTCGCCGGCATCGCCGAGGAGCAGCCGCTGCTCTGCGTCGTGGAGGACGCCCAGTGGCTCGACCAGGCGTCGGCCCAGGTGCTGGCCATCGCCGCACGCCGGCTCCACGCGGAGTCGGTGGTCATGCTCGTCGCCATCCGCGAGCCCTGTGCGGCGCCCGCGTTCGAGGGTCTCCCGGCGCTGCTCGTCGACGGGCTCCCGGTGCGCGACGCCCGCGAGCTGCTCGACTCGGTCACCCCGGGCGGGCTCGACCCGCGGGTGCGCGACCGGATCGTCGCCGAGACCCAGGGGAACCCGCTCGCGCTGCTCGAGCTGCCCCGCGGCCTCGAGCCGGCGCAACTGGCCGCCGGGGTCGGCCTCCCGGGCACGCCGCGCGTCCCCGACCGGATCGAGGAGAGCTTCGCGCGACGGGTCGAGCAGCTGCCCGCCGCGACCCGGCTGCTGCTGCTCGCGGCGGCGGCCGAGCCCACCGGCGAGGCGGCGCTGCTGTGGCGGGCGGCGGCCGGTCTCGGCATCGGCGTCGAGGCGGCGGCTCCGGCCCGGGCGGAGGGCCTGCTGGAGCTCGGCGCGCGCGTCGCCTTCCGCCATCCGCTGGTGCGCTCCGCGGTGTACCGGGCGGCGTCGCCGGAGGCGCGCCGCCGCGTCCACGGGGCCCTCGCCGGCGCCATCGACCCCGATCTCGATCCCGAGCGCCGGGCATGGCACCTCGCCCACGCCGCGCCCGGCCAGGACGACGCGCTCGCGGACGAGCTGGTGCGGCTGGCGGGCCGCGCCCAGGGTCGAGGCAGCGTGGTGGCGGCGGCGACCCTGTTCGCGCGCGCGGTCGTCCTCACCGCCGACCCCGCCCGCCACGGCGAGCGGGTGCTCACCGCCGCCGAGGCCCACCTGTTCGCGGGATCTGCGGTCGCGGCGTCGGGGCTGCTCGACACCGCGGACCCCGGCCGCCTCGACGAGCTCGGACGCGCCCGGCTCGAGCGTCTGCGCGCCCGGATCGCGTTCGTCACCGGGCGTGGCCGCGATGCGCCGCCCCTGCTCCTCAGCGCGGCGCGCCGGCTCGAGGCGCTCGACGTCCGGCTGGCACGGGAGACCTACCTCGAAGCGCTGGAGGCGGCGACCTTCGCCGGCTCGCTGGCGAGCGGGCGCGGGGTGCTGGAGGTGGCGGAGGCGGCGCGTGCCGCCCCGCCGGCGCCGGGCCCGCCGCGGGCGAGCGACCTGCTGCTCGACGGTCTCGCCGCCCTCCTCACCGAGGGGTACGCCGCCGGCGTGCCCACGCTGCGGCGGGCGCTCGGCATGCACCGCGACAGCGACGACCTCCGCTGGCTCGGGCTCTCGGTGCGCATCGCCACCGACCTGTACGACGACGACGCCGTGCTGACCCTCGCCACCCGCGAGGTGCAGCTCGCTCGCGCGAGCGGCGCGCTGACCGTGCTTCCGCTGGCTCTCACGTACCTGGCCGGGTGGACCGTGGCCAGCGGCGACTTCGCCGGGGCGAGGTCGCTGATCGAGGAGGCGAGCTCGATCACGGCCGCGACCGGGAGCCCGCCGATCACCTCCGCCGAGCTCTACCTCGCCGCCTGGCGCGGCCACGAGGCGGAGCACGCCCGGCTCGCCGCAGAGATCCGCCGGGACGCCGAGGCTCGGGGCGAGGGCTGGGCGATCGCCACCATCGAGTACGCGACCGCGATCCTCCACAACAGCCTGGGAATGCATCGCACCGCGCTCGCCGCCGCACAGCGCGCCTGTGCGACCGGCGAGACCATCGCGAGCGGCTGGGCGCTCCCCGAGCTGGTCGAGGCGGCGGTGCGAGGTGGTCAGCGCGAGCTGGCGCTCCCGTACCTCGAGCGGCTGTCGGAGCTCGCTCGATGCAGCGCGACCGAGCTGGCACTGGGATTCCGCGCCTGCTGCCTGGCATTGATGGCGGAGGGACGCGACGCCGAGGACCTCTTCGGCGAGGCGGTGGACCGGCTGGGCCGCACCCGGGCGACGCCCCACCTCGCCCGCGTCCATCTGCTCCACGGCGAGTGGCTGCGCGGCGAGCGCCGGCGGCTCGACGCCCGCCGGCAGCTGTGGATCGCGCACGGGATGTTCGTGTCGATGGGCGCGGAGGCCTTCGCGACCAGGGCCGCGCGCGAGCTGCTCGCCACCGGTGAGCGCGTGCCCGAGGCGAGGGTCGAGACCCGCAGCCGCCTCACCGCGCAGGAGGCGCAGATCGCGCGGCTCGCCCACCACGGCCTCTCCAACCCGGAGATCGGCGCCCGCCTCTTCCTCAGCCCGCGCACGGTGGAGTACCACCTCCGGAAGGTCTTCACCAAGCTCGGCATCGGCTCACGCATCGAGCTCGGGCGGGTCCTCCCGGGCGTCGACGTGGATCCCGGATGAACCCCTCAGGACACCGACCGAGCGGGCGCGCTCGACCCTCCCCTCCCGGCGAACTGATCGAACGGCATCTGCCAGTCGCCCTCGCCGTCCTCCCCGGTCGCCGGCTTTGTGGATCCCCGCACCATCACGATGTCTCCGGGACGGCTGAGGTTGAAGAATGCCTCGGCATGCTCGGGGCTGAGATTGACGCACCCGTGGGAGACGTTGGTGACGCCCTGGGCCGCGAGCGACCACGGTGCTCCGTGCACGTAGTACCCGTCGGTCGAGATCGCGGTGTTCCAGTACACGTGCTCGTAGTACCCGTCCCAGGCCTCGCGGGGGATGCCGATGGACGTCGAGTCCATCAGCACATCCTGGTTCTTGTACCGGACGTACAGCGTCCCGTTGATCGTCTGCAGGTCGGAGCGACCGGCGCTGAGCGGCCACGTGCCGACGAGCCGGTCGCCGTCGTACACCCGCATCCGGTGGGTCACGGTGTCGACGATCGACACGTGCTTCGCTCCGATCGTGAAGGTCCTCCACCAGCTCTCGTGTCCCGGCGCACCGCCGCCGGCGGGAACGCCGTCGAGGTCCGCGGTCACGGCCACCCGCGTCCCGGGCGACCAGTACGACGCGGGACGCCAGTGCACCTCGTCGGCGGCGAACCAGTGCCATGCGCCGGCGACGGCGGGCACGGAGGTCACGCGAATGTGATCGACGAGCTCGCGCCGGTGCTCGGGCGCCACGTCCGCACCGAATCGGATGATGATCGGCATTCCCACGCCGACCGTGTCCCCGTCCTGGGGACGCATCGTCGTCCCCGGCGCGCTCACCTGGGGGGCGGCGACGGCACCGGTGGCCGGCAGGCTTCGACCCTGTCCACCGCCCGCGGCCTGGTCGCCACAGCCGGCGACGGCGACGGAGAGGGTGCCGAGGAGCAGCACCGGGAGGCGATCGGGGAATGGGAAGGGCGTCATCAGGAGGTCCCCGGGATGCAATCGTTCGGCCCGGAGTGTACATGCCGGCACCCGACGCCCTGGTATGTCAGTCCGCGGGGACCTCATCGACCGTGACCTCCGCCGCGTCTGGCTCAGCAAGCTCCGTCGGTCGGGGGTGGACGGCTAGCGCCCCGAACCGACCGGGATCCGCGCCTCGACCACCGTGCCCTGTCCCGGCGCGCTCATGACCGTGAGCTGACCGCCCGCGAGCTCGGCGCGCTCCCTCATCGAGCGCAGCCCGAAGCGGCGAGCTCCGGCCTGCAATCCCGTGGCGCGCTCTCCCGCCACCTCGAACCCCCCGCCATCGTCGACGACCCGGAGGCAGAGGGCACCACCGTCCTCCCGCAGCGAGACCTCCACCGTGCTCGCCCCGCCGTGCTTGCGCACGTTGGTCAGCGCCTCCTGGGCGATGCGGTAGAGGCCGAGCGCGACCTCGAGGGGCGGCTCGGACCTGAGGCGGACGCTCATCCGCAGCTCGAGGCCGGCCCGGAGCGCCTGATCACGCGCGGCGGCACGGAGCGCCGCCGCCAGTCCCTCCTCGAGGTGGTCGGAACGGAGCTCGAAGACGATCGAGCGGAGGCGCTCCGACGCATCCCTGGCGAGTTCGCGCTGGTCCTCGACCACCCGACGCTGCCGGGGGTCCAGGATCTCCTCGCACAGGAGGTCGAGGCGGAGCGCCATCGCACCCAGGGTCTGCAGCGTGTCGTCGTGGATGTCGCGCGCGATCCGCCTGCGCTCCTCCTCCATGGCCGCGGCCATGCGCCGGCAGTCGCTGTGATCGGAGGCCGCACCGCGTGGATGCCCGGCGTCCACCGGATGCGGTGAACGTGGCACGCTCGTCGCAGGCCGTTCCATCGTCTCCCGCCGTTGTGAACCGATCGTTGCAGAATATACTCTACGACCGGTTCCGACCGCTCAGAGAGATGCACGCATGACGCGACCACGGGGGTACGACCTCGACGCTGTGGTGGAGGCGGCCAGGGGCGCCTTCTGGGAGCGTGGCTACCAGGACACGGGCATCGCCGACCTGGAGCGGCTCGCCCGCGTCAACCGGTCCAGCCTCTACAACGCCTTCGGGAGCAAGGAGGGCCTCTTTCGCGACTCCCTCAATGCCTACATCCGGGAGTTCATCAACCCCCTCCTCACTCCCATGGAGGCTCCGGGGGCCGGAATGCGGGATGTCGAGGGGTTCTTCACCCGGCTCGCCGCCCTGTTCCGTGACGCCACCTCGCCCGCCCGGCACGGCTGCCTGTGGGTGAACACGATCGCCGAGTTCGCAGGCCGCCCCGCGCCGGTGGACGCCCGAGCCGCCGAGCTTCGGGATCGCCTCCGGGCGGCGTTCTGCAACGCACTCGGGGGCACCGGGTCGCGCCGCACCCGAGGCTCCGCGGTGGTCCGGCGGAGGGCTCAGATCCTCGGGCTGGCGACCTGGGGGGTGTGGATCGGCGCCCGCGACGATCCCGCGGATGCGGCGCTGCTCTGCGACGCCCTGGTCGCCGAGGTCCGGTCCTGGAGGTGCTCCCCGTCATAGTTGTGGCCGGTCATGGCCACATGTGGCGGCCCTGGCGCCGGGTAGCCGAAAGTCATGACGGAGCATGGTCAGGTCTGGTGATGGCAGGCCCGCAGCCTCCACCTAGACTCGCCGCGATGGCACTCCTCGACCACCACGCCACCCCCGAAGACCAGGCGACCACGTTCGCGGGCCGGACCCGCTACCGCGTCCAGGATGCCGGCCCGGCATGGTGGCCCTGGCGCTGGCGGGTCTGCGCCGTCCGCCCGACGGGTGCTCACGCTGTCCCCGTCGCCCTGCCCGTGGGCCGCCGCATGCGGCGCGAGGAGGCCGAGCACGAGGCGGCCTGGCAGAACGCGTGCGAGACCAAGCGCCTCAACAAGGCCCTCCTGCTGGGGGTGCGCGCGTGACCGCGTCGAACCGATCGCATCCATGGATTCAGCCCGGTTCCCTCGCGCTGTGGCGCAGGCCGTCGACGAGCAGGTCGAGGAGCCGACCGGCCTGCGCGCGCTGCGCCGGCTCGCCGGCGGCAAGGGACAGGCCGCTCAGGCCCAGGAGCACGTCGTTGGGCTCGACATCCGACCTCAGGGTGCCGGCGGCGACACCGGCGTCGAGGAGCGGGGTGATGGCCGCGATCAGCCGGTCGCGGCTCTCGGCGTACGGGTTCCCACCCGAGGCGATGACGGCGCGGAGCGCCCCGGCCATGCCGCGCTTGGTGGTCATGTAGTCGATGAAGCGATCCATCCAGGCGCGGATCGCCTGGTCCGGCGGCAGTGACCGCAGGAGCTCGGGCACCGCGTCGCACAGACGGGCGAGCTCCTGGCGATAGGCCGCCTCGACCAGCGTCTCGCGCGTCGGGAAGTGGCGGTAGAGCGTGCCGATGCCGACGCCGGCCGCCCTCGCGACGGCGTCGAGGGTCACGTCCGCCCCGTCGCTCGCGAAGGCGCGCACCGCGGCATCGAGCAGCCGGGCACGGTTGCGCAGGGCGTCGGAGCGCACCGCTCGGCCGCCGGTCTCCGACACGGGGTCCTCCTCTCGAGCCTGCATCGTTGGTGGGGCGCGGGTTGCGAAACGGAGGTGGCTCCGGTTAGACTGTGGCGTAACGGAGGCTCCTCCGATTCAGAGCATACCGGGTTCCGGCCCGGTCCGCACCGCCGGACCCACGGGAGAGAGCATGAATGTGACCGCGCCTGTCAGCACGCCCATCGTCGCCGGCACGACCCCCGCCGGGACGAAGGTCTGGCTCGTCACCGGCAGCTCCCGCGGCCTCGGCCGTGCCCTGGCGGAGGCGGTCCTCGCCGCCGGTCACCGGCTCGTGGCCACCGCCCGGGATCCCGGCCGGCTCGCCGACCTCGTCGAGCGGTACCCGGACCGGGCCGTCGCCGCCGCCCTGGACGTGACCGACCGGGCCCAGGCCGAGGCCGCGATCCGGGCCGCGGTCGACAGCTTCGGCCGTCTCGACGTCCTCGTGAACAACGCGGGGTACGCGAACGTGAACGCGATCGAGGACTTCACCGAGGAGGACTTCCGCGCCCAGATCGAGACCAACCTCTGGGGTGTCATCACCGTGACCCGCGCCGCCCTGCCCGTTCTGCGCCGGCAGCGCAGCGGTCACATCATCCAGATCTCGTCCGTCGGCGGCCGCGACACCGCCCCCGGGGTCGGCCCGTACCAGACCGCCAAGTGGGCGGTCGAGGGCTTCTCCGGCGTTCTCCAGAAGGAGGTCGCGCCGCTGGGCATCCAGGTGACCCTCATCGAGCCCGGCGGGTTCCGCACCGACTGGGCCGGGTCGTCGATGACCGTGCACGACATCCGTGAGGACTATCGCCCCACCGTCGGCAGGCTCGCCGAGCTGCGGGGGTCCGGAACGACGGCGATGGGTGACCCCGTCAAGGCCGCCGGGGCGATCCTGGCGATCAGCGAGGTGCAGGCGCCCCCGCTGCGGCTCCTCCTCGGGAGCGACGCCTACGCGATGGCCCGCGCCGCCGACGAGGCCAGGATCGCGTCCGACGAGGAGTGGAAGGAGCTGACGCTCTCCACCGACGCCGACGACGCCGAGCTGCGGCTCGACGAGCTGCGCCGGCTGACCGGGAGCCCGGTCCCCGGACCGGTGCACCCAGGAGGAACGACATGACCCCGGTGGCGACCACGACTCTCGAGCTGAGCTTCTTCGACAACCTGTCCGCGGGCCGGCTCGACCTCGCCCTGGCATCGATGGCCGACACCGCCGGCTGGTGGGTTGCCGGCGGTCCGGAGCAGTTTGCGCTCGCGGGCTCGTGGACCAGGGCCGAGTTTCTCGAGATGCTCGCGGTGATGGGAGCGGCGATGCCCGATGGCGTCCGGGTGTCCATCGACTGCCGCCTCCTGCGTGGGGTCTCCGAGGTTGCGGTGACCGCCACCTGGGATCTCGACTCCCTCGACGCTGCGGTGAGCCGGTAGCGTGGCGCGAACATCGACGATCACCGTCGGCGGCGACCTGCAGGTCGGACGCGTCGGCTACGGCGCGATGCGGCTCACGGGCCCGAAGCGCTGGGGCGAATACCCCGACCGCGACGGCGGAATCGCGCTGCTGCGCCAGGCCGTCGAAGCGGGTGTGACCCTGATCGACACCGCCGATGTCTACGGACCCCACACCAATGAGCTGCTGATCCGTGATGCGCTGCATCCCTACCCCGAGCACCTGGTCATCGCGACCAAGGGAGGCTTCGTCCGCGGTGGCGCGGAGTACTCGTCGCTCGAGGCGATCGGCAACGCCAACTACCTGCGACAGTGTGCCCACCTGAGCGCTCGGCGCCTCGGTGTCGAGCAGATCGACCTGTACTACCTGCACAGCGGATGGGCGACGGATGCGTCGTTCGAAGACCAGGTCGGCACCCTTGCGGAGCTGCGCCAGCAGGGCCTGATCCGCCATGTCGGTCTCTCCAACGTGACTCCCGACCAACTGCGTGCCGCACGTCGGATCGTCGACATCGCCGCCGTCACCGCCCTCTACAACGTGATCGCTCGCCAGCATGCCGCGCTTCTCGACGCGGCCCTCGAGGCGGGCGCTGTCTTCTCCCCGTGGCAGCCGGTGTCACTCACCGCGCCGGGCTCAGCCACCGACACCGGCGGTCCCGGGGCGGTCCGTCGCGTCCTCGAGCCCATCGCCGCCCGGCACGAGGCGACCCTGTCGCAGATCGCGCTCGCCTGGCTGCTGGCACGCTCGCCGGCGATCATGCCGATTCCCGGCACCACGAGCATCGCACACCTGCGCGAGAACCTCGCCGCGCAGGAGATCGAGCTCAGTGGTGAGGAGATTCAGTCGATCGACAGCGTGCAGCTCGACCACGGACAGCTCGCGACCGTCCACGAGGGGCGGAGCGGCGTGCTGATGCTCCGCGAGGGCCCGAATTTGACAATTCCGTAATCACGGCGCATGATCCACCGGCCAGCGGACCCCGGTGCCGCGGTCACGGCTGGAGGACGGCGTCGGTGCGAACAGACCGTCCACCCGAGGGGGCCATGAAGGTGGCCGCCGGTCATGGGCTCGAGCAACCGCTCGCGGTCGGGGAGCGTCGCGCCCCGGCGGTCCGCGGAACGACCGGTCAGGCCGCTGTCGTCGCCAATCAGCTGACCAAGCGCTTCGGTGACCGGACCGCCTTCTCCGAGGTGTCCTTCGAGGTCGCCTACGGCGAGGTCTTCGGCTTCCTCGGCCCGAACGGTGCCGGGAAGACGACGACGGTCCGCACCCTGGGCACGTTGATCGCGCCGACCTCCGGCTCGGCGACGGTGGCGGGAATCCCGCTCAGCTCCGAGAACGGGGTGGAGATCCGTGAGCGGATCGCGATCATGCCCGAGGCCCCCGGGCTCTACCTGCGCCTGACCGTGACCGAGAACCTGGAGTTCTTCGCCGGTCTCCACGGTCTGCACCGGCCCGCGAGGCGCATCGAGGACGCCCTCGAGGCCGTCCACCTCGCCGACCGGGCGGCCGATCTGTGCGGTGGCCTGTCCAAGGGGCTCCGCCAGCGGGTCGCACTGGCGCGAGCACTGCTCAGCAACCCGGCGATCCTGTTCCTCGACGAGCCGACCTCCGGTCTCGACCCGGTGGCGGCACACGAGGTGCACGAACTGATCAACGGCCTTCGGCAGAGGGGGGTGACGATCTTCCTCACCACCCACCGGCTCGACGAGGCCGAACGGCTCTGCGACCGGGTCGCCATCATGAGCACGACACTGCGAACCATCGGCCGCCCTGCGGACCTGCGCGACCAGCTCTTCACCAGGGCGCTCGCCGTCACGACCCTCGCGCCTCTGAGCGACCCCGGCCAGGTCTTCACCCGGATCCCGGGTGTCGACGGCTGGCGCTCCGAGGGCGCCGGTGCGTATGTGCTCACCGTGTCCGATCCGATGGTCGCCGCGCCCGCGCTGACCCGTGCCCTGGTCGCCGCCGGCGCGGACGTGCTGTCGATCACCGAGTCACGCCACTCCCTGGAGGACGTCTACCTCAAGCTGATCGACGAGGATGCCGGGGCAACCCGTCCATGAGAATGAGCACCGGCCGCATCGCCGCGGTGGTCCGCAAGGAGCTGCGCGAGTACCGCCGCAGCCCCTCCGTCATCGGGACCATGGCGGTGCTCCCGCTGGCCTTCCTCGTCGAGCCGATCGTCCTCATCCTCAAGCTCGGCTCCTCGATTCCTGCCGGCACTGTGCAGAAATCGGTGGGGGCGACGTTTCTCCTGCTGCTGGTCGCCCCCGCCCTCCTCCCCGCCGTCATCGCCGCGTCCTCCGTGGTCGGGGAGCGCGAGCAGGGGACCCTGGAGCCGTTGCTGACCACCCCACTGCGCCGGGAGGAACTGCTGCTCGGCAAGGCGGTGGCCGCGATCGTTCCCTCGGTGGGCATCGCCTACGTCGTCTTCGCCGCCATCGAGGTGACCGCCCGGCTCGTCGCCCGCAACCCGGCGGTCGCTCCCGCCCTGTGGCAGGGCCCGCACGTGCTCGCCGAGATCCTCTTCGCGCCTCTCCTCGCGGCCTGGTCGATCTGGGTCGGCATCGGCATCTCGGCGCGGTCGAGCGACGTGCGGGCCGCCCAGCAGCTCGGAACCCTGGCCAGCCTCCCTCCGCTCGGGGTGGTTGCCCTGATGTCCTTCAACGTCTTCACGCCGAGCCTCACCCTCGCGGTGATCTTTGCCCTGGTCCTCCTCGCCGCCGACGTCCTCCTCTGGCGCATCGTCTCGGCGATGTTCGACCGCGAGCGGCTGATCACCGGTGCCAGGGCCAGGCGGTCCACCGGGGCGACGAGCTCATGACGCCGGCCTCGCCCACCGCCCCGACGTGACGATCCGCATCCACGAGTCGGACAATCACTTCTTCTTCATCGGCACCGGTCCGTCGACGGCAGCTGGCTCGATCAGCCTGCCGTTTCTTGACAGGTGGGGGTCGGTGCATGCCGAAAGATTGAAACAGCAGGGCCGTCGCTTGCCGCTCTTCATTTTCGAGATACTCACGTCGACCCGTCGTCTGCGCGTGTCAGGGTTCTGCGTTGCATTGACCCAGCGAACCCATTCCCAGCGCGCCATCGGCGTGATCTCTCTCCAGAGGTCCTGGATCTTCTGAGGGGCCGCCGCCAGAGCTGTCTCGAGATCCTGCGGCACGTTCGGCTCCGGCCAGTCCTTGAGGGGCTCGATCTCGAGGATCGCGGTGTCACCCGCGCTGACAGCGGCGGCTTGCTGTTGCCTCTCATCAACCCGCATCCAGTGGCCAGAACAGCCGTCCGGTTCCAGCACCGTCTGGAACCCGTGGCCATTGATCGTTCCCTGTACCGCCACCTGCCCGCGCGACGGCAGTTGCGCGCTCGCTCCCTCAGGCAGCCGCACAACGGTCCATTCGTCGATCGTGTGCAGTGTGGCATCGAACCGAATTGCTGGCACTCCCTCATGCTAGCTCAAGGTCGTCACATGGCATCGACCAGCGACGGTGTCGGGAACCGAGGGGAAGGTCACCTTGCCGGAACCGGACGGAACGTCAGGCGGAGCGGCGTCCCAGCCCGTGTTCCTGCGCGTAGGCGCTCAGCTCACGGGGTGCGCGCTCGATGTGCTCGGTCAGCACCGCGATGGCCGGTTCCGGGTCCCGGCCGACCGCGAGGTCACGGAGCCGGCGATGTTCCCCGGCGATGTCCCGGGCATGGTCGTCGGTGAGCGCCCAGTACCAGCGTCGATACAGCTCGGCGCTGTCCCGCAGTGAGGTGACGATACCCTCGAGTCGCGGACTGCCGCACCCCGCGAGCAGGGTCTGGTGGAAGTCACGGTGCGCCGCCGACCAGCCGTCGTTGAACTCCCCCGTCGCGTCCGCGACGGGGGTGCGCTCCAGGGTGTGGTGGGCGGCGACCACGGCCGCCTCCCACCCCACATCCCCGTTCTGGAACGCCTGCCGAAGCGCGAGGGACTCGACCTCGACCCGTACCCGGGTGAGGTCGGCCAGGTCGGCCGTGGACACCTCCCGCACGCTGAAGCCGCGCTGGGGG from Candidatus Dormiibacterota bacterium harbors:
- a CDS encoding AAA family ATPase, whose product is MPPVSPGRLRDRRSECDALDGLLGAVREGRSGVLVLRGEAGIGKTALLDHAVDTASGCRVARVTGVESEMELSFAGMHQLCGQMLDRLDDLPGPQRAALDSAFGLTAGAAPDLFFVGLAVLSLLAGIAEEQPLLCVVEDAQWLDQASAQVLAIAARRLHAESVVMLVAIREPCAAPAFEGLPALLVDGLPVRDARELLDSVTPGGLDPRVRDRIVAETQGNPLALLELPRGLEPAQLAAGVGLPGTPRVPDRIEESFARRVEQLPAATRLLLLAAAAEPTGEAALLWRAAAGLGIGVEAAAPARAEGLLELGARVAFRHPLVRSAVYRAASPEARRRVHGALAGAIDPDLDPERRAWHLAHAAPGQDDALADELVRLAGRAQGRGSVVAAATLFARAVVLTADPARHGERVLTAAEAHLFAGSAVAASGLLDTADPGRLDELGRARLERLRARIAFVTGRGRDAPPLLLSAARRLEALDVRLARETYLEALEAATFAGSLASGRGVLEVAEAARAAPPAPGPPRASDLLLDGLAALLTEGYAAGVPTLRRALGMHRDSDDLRWLGLSVRIATDLYDDDAVLTLATREVQLARASGALTVLPLALTYLAGWTVASGDFAGARSLIEEASSITAATGSPPITSAELYLAAWRGHEAEHARLAAEIRRDAEARGEGWAIATIEYATAILHNSLGMHRTALAAAQRACATGETIASGWALPELVEAAVRGGQRELALPYLERLSELARCSATELALGFRACCLALMAEGRDAEDLFGEAVDRLGRTRATPHLARVHLLHGEWLRGERRRLDARRQLWIAHGMFVSMGAEAFATRAARELLATGERVPEARVETRSRLTAQEAQIARLAHHGLSNPEIGARLFLSPRTVEYHLRKVFTKLGIGSRIELGRVLPGVDVDPG
- a CDS encoding L,D-transpeptidase; the encoded protein is MTPFPFPDRLPVLLLGTLSVAVAGCGDQAAGGGQGRSLPATGAVAAPQVSAPGTTMRPQDGDTVGVGMPIIIRFGADVAPEHRRELVDHIRVTSVPAVAGAWHWFAADEVHWRPASYWSPGTRVAVTADLDGVPAGGGAPGHESWWRTFTIGAKHVSIVDTVTHRMRVYDGDRLVGTWPLSAGRSDLQTINGTLYVRYKNQDVLMDSTSIGIPREAWDGYYEHVYWNTAISTDGYYVHGAPWSLAAQGVTNVSHGCVNLSPEHAEAFFNLSRPGDIVMVRGSTKPATGEDGEGDWQMPFDQFAGRGGSSAPARSVS
- a CDS encoding sensor histidine kinase, giving the protein MAAAMEEERRRIARDIHDDTLQTLGAMALRLDLLCEEILDPRQRRVVEDQRELARDASERLRSIVFELRSDHLEEGLAAALRAAARDQALRAGLELRMSVRLRSEPPLEVALGLYRIAQEALTNVRKHGGASTVEVSLREDGGALCLRVVDDGGGFEVAGERATGLQAGARRFGLRSMRERAELAGGQLTVMSAPGQGTVVEARIPVGSGR
- a CDS encoding helix-turn-helix domain-containing protein, whose translation is MTRPRGYDLDAVVEAARGAFWERGYQDTGIADLERLARVNRSSLYNAFGSKEGLFRDSLNAYIREFINPLLTPMEAPGAGMRDVEGFFTRLAALFRDATSPARHGCLWVNTIAEFAGRPAPVDARAAELRDRLRAAFCNALGGTGSRRTRGSAVVRRRAQILGLATWGVWIGARDDPADAALLCDALVAEVRSWRCSPS
- a CDS encoding TetR family transcriptional regulator; translated protein: MSETGGRAVRSDALRNRARLLDAAVRAFASDGADVTLDAVARAAGVGIGTLYRHFPTRETLVEAAYRQELARLCDAVPELLRSLPPDQAIRAWMDRFIDYMTTKRGMAGALRAVIASGGNPYAESRDRLIAAITPLLDAGVAAGTLRSDVEPNDVLLGLSGLSLAAGEPAQRAQAGRLLDLLVDGLRHSAREPG
- a CDS encoding oxidoreductase — protein: MTAPVSTPIVAGTTPAGTKVWLVTGSSRGLGRALAEAVLAAGHRLVATARDPGRLADLVERYPDRAVAAALDVTDRAQAEAAIRAAVDSFGRLDVLVNNAGYANVNAIEDFTEEDFRAQIETNLWGVITVTRAALPVLRRQRSGHIIQISSVGGRDTAPGVGPYQTAKWAVEGFSGVLQKEVAPLGIQVTLIEPGGFRTDWAGSSMTVHDIREDYRPTVGRLAELRGSGTTAMGDPVKAAGAILAISEVQAPPLRLLLGSDAYAMARAADEARIASDEEWKELTLSTDADDAELRLDELRRLTGSPVPGPVHPGGTT
- a CDS encoding aldo/keto reductase, with translation MARTSTITVGGDLQVGRVGYGAMRLTGPKRWGEYPDRDGGIALLRQAVEAGVTLIDTADVYGPHTNELLIRDALHPYPEHLVIATKGGFVRGGAEYSSLEAIGNANYLRQCAHLSARRLGVEQIDLYYLHSGWATDASFEDQVGTLAELRQQGLIRHVGLSNVTPDQLRAARRIVDIAAVTALYNVIARQHAALLDAALEAGAVFSPWQPVSLTAPGSATDTGGPGAVRRVLEPIAARHEATLSQIALAWLLARSPAIMPIPGTTSIAHLRENLAAQEIELSGEEIQSIDSVQLDHGQLATVHEGRSGVLMLREGPNLTIP
- a CDS encoding ABC transporter ATP-binding protein, whose product is MKVAAGHGLEQPLAVGERRAPAVRGTTGQAAVVANQLTKRFGDRTAFSEVSFEVAYGEVFGFLGPNGAGKTTTVRTLGTLIAPTSGSATVAGIPLSSENGVEIRERIAIMPEAPGLYLRLTVTENLEFFAGLHGLHRPARRIEDALEAVHLADRAADLCGGLSKGLRQRVALARALLSNPAILFLDEPTSGLDPVAAHEVHELINGLRQRGVTIFLTTHRLDEAERLCDRVAIMSTTLRTIGRPADLRDQLFTRALAVTTLAPLSDPGQVFTRIPGVDGWRSEGAGAYVLTVSDPMVAAPALTRALVAAGADVLSITESRHSLEDVYLKLIDEDAGATRP
- a CDS encoding ABC transporter permease subunit, with the translated sequence MSTGRIAAVVRKELREYRRSPSVIGTMAVLPLAFLVEPIVLILKLGSSIPAGTVQKSVGATFLLLLVAPALLPAVIAASSVVGEREQGTLEPLLTTPLRREELLLGKAVAAIVPSVGIAYVVFAAIEVTARLVARNPAVAPALWQGPHVLAEILFAPLLAAWSIWVGIGISARSSDVRAAQQLGTLASLPPLGVVALMSFNVFTPSLTLAVIFALVLLAADVLLWRIVSAMFDRERLITGARARRSTGATSS
- a CDS encoding YdeI/OmpD-associated family protein, translating into MPAIRFDATLHTIDEWTVVRLPEGASAQLPSRGQVAVQGTINGHGFQTVLEPDGCSGHWMRVDERQQQAAAVSAGDTAILEIEPLKDWPEPNVPQDLETALAAAPQKIQDLWREITPMARWEWVRWVNATQNPDTRRRRVDVSISKMKSGKRRPCCFNLSACTDPHLSRNGRLIEPAAVDGPVPMKKK